Proteins from a genomic interval of Nitrospina gracilis Nb-211:
- a CDS encoding leucine-rich repeat domain-containing protein has translation MKSTCKALLLWVGLGVMTSGAVWEMTPEDLGQYIEKKLRRNDQTLKLNEKIIHESGAEFLANSPLLENVTVLKIYKGDIGDGGVRALAQSPYLKNLKELSIENNGVTDAGARYLAESPYLNNLETLNLFNNKIGDAGAKALAESQTLSGLIELNLNYNEVGDAGTLAILHSSSFKRLTHIGLAYNKMGKEGSQALKDFRLRQKIEEWKATDSLGNLEKNYIGDRGVLILLESPYISEIQELNLSNNNLTDEAIVALANSPKVSKLRSLRLAGNYITDRGAEALAQSKSLRSLKNLDLNFNYIGDEGAFALAKAEHLSQLEMLRLGQNRIGFEGARALDQSPYLKNLIYPIFGFY, from the coding sequence GGCCAATATATAGAAAAGAAACTGCGCCGCAACGATCAGACTCTGAAGCTGAATGAAAAGATCATTCACGAATCCGGTGCGGAGTTCCTCGCCAACTCGCCGCTTCTGGAAAACGTCACCGTTCTCAAGATTTATAAAGGTGACATCGGCGACGGAGGTGTGCGCGCGCTGGCGCAGTCGCCTTACCTGAAAAACCTGAAAGAGTTGTCGATCGAGAACAATGGTGTGACCGATGCCGGGGCGCGTTACCTTGCGGAGTCCCCATATCTAAACAACCTGGAGACATTGAACCTGTTCAACAATAAGATCGGCGACGCAGGGGCGAAGGCGTTGGCGGAGTCGCAGACTCTTTCCGGGCTTATCGAACTCAACCTGAATTACAACGAGGTGGGCGATGCCGGCACGCTGGCCATCCTTCATTCCTCCAGCTTCAAGCGCCTGACACACATCGGTCTCGCCTACAACAAGATGGGCAAGGAAGGTTCGCAGGCTTTGAAGGACTTCCGCCTGCGGCAGAAGATCGAGGAATGGAAGGCCACCGACTCGCTGGGGAATCTGGAGAAAAATTATATCGGCGACCGGGGGGTGCTGATCCTTTTGGAATCGCCTTACATCAGTGAGATTCAGGAATTGAACCTGAGCAACAACAACCTGACGGACGAGGCCATCGTGGCGCTGGCCAACTCCCCAAAGGTGAGTAAATTGCGTTCGCTTCGCCTCGCGGGCAATTACATCACCGATCGCGGTGCGGAAGCGCTGGCCCAATCCAAATCCCTGCGCAGTCTCAAAAACCTGGATTTGAACTTCAACTACATCGGCGATGAAGGTGCCTTTGCCCTGGCGAAGGCGGAGCACCTGTCGCAGTTGGAAATGCTACGGCTGGGGCAGAACCGCATTGGGTTCGAGGGTGCACGGGCGCTCGACCAGTCTCCTTATCTCAAAAATCTCATTTACCCCATCTTCGGCTTTTACTGA